Proteins encoded within one genomic window of Pygocentrus nattereri isolate fPygNat1 chromosome 11, fPygNat1.pri, whole genome shotgun sequence:
- the hmg20a gene encoding high mobility group protein 20A isoform X1, giving the protein MEEQSASPGANTDNSSQRNGEEKPRRASWTKGRKRKKPLKDSNAPKAPLTGYVRFMNDRREQLRAERPDVPFPEITRMLGNEWSKLPPDEKQRYLDEAEKDKERYMRELEKYQQTEAYKHFTRKVQEKQKGKRHRGDVGRQSTREALHENDGVIKDRSVFDIPIFTEEFLNHSKAREAELRQLRKTNMEYEERNAALQKHVESMRSAVERLEGDVLQERTRNSLLQQHLDTLRSALTHSFSNVPLPGSGETASLDSIDNYMKKLHSIVVSSPQEHEHLISVVRDVVNRLDR; this is encoded by the exons ATGGAAGAGCAGAGTGCTTCACCTGGGGCGAACACGGACAACAGTAGCCAGAGGAATGGAGAGGAG AAGCCACGCAGGGCAAGCTGGACGAaagggaggaagaggaagaagccTTTGAAGGACAGTAATGCCCCCAAAGCTCCATTAACGGGATATGTGCGATTTATGAATGATCGGAGGGAGCAGCTGCGGGCAGAGAGGCCAGACGTTCCCTTTCCGGAGATCACCAGGATGCTCGGCAATGAGTGGAGCAAACTGCCCCCTGATGAGAAACAG CGATATTTAGATGaagcagagaaagacaaagagcgCTACATGAGGGAGTTGGAGAAGTATCAGCAGACGGAGGCATATAAGCACTTCACCAGGAAGGTGCAAGAGAAGCAGAAGGGGAAGAGACACCGAGGAG ATGTGGGTCGGCAATCAACCAGGGAAGCTCTTCATGAG AATGATGGAGTGATAAAGGATCGCTCTGTGTTTGACATTCCCATCTTCACTGAGGAGTTCCTCAATCATAGCAAAG CACGTGAGGCGGAGTTGCGGCAGCTACGTAAGACCAACATGGAGTATGAGGAGCGGAACGCAGCTCTGCAGAAGCATGTGGAAAGCATGAGGAGCGCAGTGGAGCGACTTGAGGGAGATGTGCTGCAAGAGCGCACACGCAACAGCCTGCTGCAGCAGCACCTCGACACACTCCGCtctgcactcacacacagctTCTCCAATGTGCCCCTGCCTG GCAGTGGAGAGACTGCTAGTCTGGACTCCATTGATAATTACATGAAGAAGCTCCACAGTATCGTGGTGTCCAGCCCTCAGGAGCACGAGCATCTTATTAGTGTGGTCCGGGACGTGGTCAACCGCCTCGACAG GTAA
- the hmg20a gene encoding high mobility group protein 20A isoform X2: MEEQSASPGANTDNSSQRNGEEKPRRASWTKGRKRKKPLKDSNAPKAPLTGYVRFMNDRREQLRAERPDVPFPEITRMLGNEWSKLPPDEKQRYLDEAEKDKERYMRELEKYQQTEAYKHFTRKVQEKQKGKRHRGDVGRQSTREALHENDGVIKDRSVFDIPIFTEEFLNHSKAREAELRQLRKTNMEYEERNAALQKHVESMRSAVERLEGDVLQERTRNSLLQQHLDTLRSALTHSFSNVPLPGSGETASLDSIDNYMKKLHSIVVSSPQEHEHLISVVRDVVNRLDR; encoded by the exons ATGGAAGAGCAGAGTGCTTCACCTGGGGCGAACACGGACAACAGTAGCCAGAGGAATGGAGAGGAG AAGCCACGCAGGGCAAGCTGGACGAaagggaggaagaggaagaagccTTTGAAGGACAGTAATGCCCCCAAAGCTCCATTAACGGGATATGTGCGATTTATGAATGATCGGAGGGAGCAGCTGCGGGCAGAGAGGCCAGACGTTCCCTTTCCGGAGATCACCAGGATGCTCGGCAATGAGTGGAGCAAACTGCCCCCTGATGAGAAACAG CGATATTTAGATGaagcagagaaagacaaagagcgCTACATGAGGGAGTTGGAGAAGTATCAGCAGACGGAGGCATATAAGCACTTCACCAGGAAGGTGCAAGAGAAGCAGAAGGGGAAGAGACACCGAGGAG ATGTGGGTCGGCAATCAACCAGGGAAGCTCTTCATGAG AATGATGGAGTGATAAAGGATCGCTCTGTGTTTGACATTCCCATCTTCACTGAGGAGTTCCTCAATCATAGCAAAG CACGTGAGGCGGAGTTGCGGCAGCTACGTAAGACCAACATGGAGTATGAGGAGCGGAACGCAGCTCTGCAGAAGCATGTGGAAAGCATGAGGAGCGCAGTGGAGCGACTTGAGGGAGATGTGCTGCAAGAGCGCACACGCAACAGCCTGCTGCAGCAGCACCTCGACACACTCCGCtctgcactcacacacagctTCTCCAATGTGCCCCTGCCTG GCAGTGGAGAGACTGCTAGTCTGGACTCCATTGATAATTACATGAAGAAGCTCCACAGTATCGTGGTGTCCAGCCCTCAGGAGCACGAGCATCTTATTAGTGTGGTCCGGGACGTGGTCAACCGCCTCGACAGGTAA
- the hmg20a gene encoding high mobility group protein 20A isoform X3, translated as MNDRREQLRAERPDVPFPEITRMLGNEWSKLPPDEKQRYLDEAEKDKERYMRELEKYQQTEAYKHFTRKVQEKQKGKRHRGDVGRQSTREALHENDGVIKDRSVFDIPIFTEEFLNHSKAREAELRQLRKTNMEYEERNAALQKHVESMRSAVERLEGDVLQERTRNSLLQQHLDTLRSALTHSFSNVPLPGSGETASLDSIDNYMKKLHSIVVSSPQEHEHLISVVRDVVNRLDR; from the exons ATGAATGATCGGAGGGAGCAGCTGCGGGCAGAGAGGCCAGACGTTCCCTTTCCGGAGATCACCAGGATGCTCGGCAATGAGTGGAGCAAACTGCCCCCTGATGAGAAACAG CGATATTTAGATGaagcagagaaagacaaagagcgCTACATGAGGGAGTTGGAGAAGTATCAGCAGACGGAGGCATATAAGCACTTCACCAGGAAGGTGCAAGAGAAGCAGAAGGGGAAGAGACACCGAGGAG ATGTGGGTCGGCAATCAACCAGGGAAGCTCTTCATGAG AATGATGGAGTGATAAAGGATCGCTCTGTGTTTGACATTCCCATCTTCACTGAGGAGTTCCTCAATCATAGCAAAG CACGTGAGGCGGAGTTGCGGCAGCTACGTAAGACCAACATGGAGTATGAGGAGCGGAACGCAGCTCTGCAGAAGCATGTGGAAAGCATGAGGAGCGCAGTGGAGCGACTTGAGGGAGATGTGCTGCAAGAGCGCACACGCAACAGCCTGCTGCAGCAGCACCTCGACACACTCCGCtctgcactcacacacagctTCTCCAATGTGCCCCTGCCTG GCAGTGGAGAGACTGCTAGTCTGGACTCCATTGATAATTACATGAAGAAGCTCCACAGTATCGTGGTGTCCAGCCCTCAGGAGCACGAGCATCTTATTAGTGTGGTCCGGGACGTGGTCAACCGCCTCGACAG GTAA